TTGAAGACTGGAGCGCCATTGTGGTTACGCCCAATCTTTCCGTTGCTGTGGCCGTTGCCAACATGGTGGCCCCGGAACACCTTGAGCTGTGCACCCGCGACCCCTGGGCGGTACTGCCGTTTATACGGCACGCCGGGGCCGTGTTTATGGGCCAGCACAGCCCAGAACCCGTAGGCGACTATTTTGCCGGCCCCAACCACGTTTTGCCCACTCTGGGCACGGCCCGTTTTTCCTCGGCCCTTTCGGTGCAGACCTTCTGCAAAAAAACCAGCATCGTGGCCGCCTCTTCAACCTTTTTACAGCAGAACATGCAGTCCATAGCCGCCCTTGCCCGCCTTGAGGGTCTGGAAGCACACGCCCGCTCCGTAGAAGCGCGTGGAAAGAAATAGCAAGGGCTAGAGGAATCAGGAGCCATCATGAAAGTCGTGGTAAAAACCGAGATCAGCGCCTATCCCCTGCTTTCACGCGGGAAAGTGCGTGATATCTATGATGTGGACGAAAAAACCCTGCTCATTGTCACCACTGACCGCATGTCGGCCTTTGATGTGATCATGAACGAGCCCATCCCCTACAAGGGCGTGATCCTTAACCAGATCACTCTGTTCTGGATGGAAAAGTTCAAGGATATCATTCCCAACCACTTGGTCGAAAGCGACGTAAACCGCTTTCCCGCTGCCCTTGCCCCCTGGAAGGACGAGCTCGAAGGCCGCGCCGTTATCGTGCGCAAGGCCAAGCCCCTGCCTGTGGAATGCATTGTTCGCGGTTACATCACCGGCTCTGGATGGAAGGACTACAAGGCCACTGGATCGGTGTGCGGCTACAAGCTGCCCGCCAACCTGCGCGAATCGGACAAGCTTGAACCCGCGCTGTTCACTCCCTCGACCAAGGCCGAACTGGGCAAGCACGATGAGAACATCAGCGTAGCCCAGGCTGCGGAACTGCTGGGTGCCGAAACCGCGGCCCAGGTCGAACGCACCACGCTTGCCATTTACGAGGCAGGGCGCACCTATGCCGCTGGTCGCGGTATTATCGTGGCCGACACCAAGTTTGAATTTGGTTTCATCGACGGCAAGCTCCATCTTATTGATGAGGTGCTTACGCCCGATTCTTCGCGTTTCTGGCCTGCCGACCAGTACAAGCCCGGTCAGGGCCAGCCCAGCTTTGACAAGCAGTACCTGCGCGACTGGCTTGAAAAGCAGCCCTGGAACAAGCAGCCCCCGCCGCCTGCTCTGCCTGAAGAGATCATCAAGGCCACGGCGAACCGCTACCAGGAAGCTTACGACATTCTCACAAAGTAACAAATCAAGCGCGTCCGGCACAGCAGTGCTGGACGCGCATTGGCGTGACAGGCATGGCGTTTTTTTCACAAGCGCCAGTCTGATTCACGGGTCCGTCGTCCACTGTCCGACAGTGCCGCGCATTCCTCATGCGGCTGTTTATTGCCTGGGCGCGAGCTGTCGCTATTCTAAAATACCCTTTGTCCGATTTATTCGGCTTGCATTGTTTTTTCAGGAGGATCCATGCTGCTGCAAGGAAAGAAAGCTCTTATACTGGGTTTGGCCAACAACAGAAGCATTGCCTACGGCATTGCCAACGCTCTTAAAGAACAGGGCGCGCGCCTTGCCTTCAACTATGTGGGCGAAGCCATCAAGAAGCGTGTTGAACCCCTGAGCGAAGAGCTCGGTGGTGAATTTACCTTTCAGTGTGACGTATGCGACGACGCGCAGATCCAGTCTGCCGCTGATCTGGTGAAAGAAAAATGGGGCGATCTGGATATTCTTGTGCATTCCGTGGCCTATGCCAATCGCGAAGACCTGGGCGGCCGTTTTGTGGACACCTCGCGCGAGGGCTTTCGCCTTGCGCTCGACGTTTCTGCCTACTCGCTCACCGGTGTTTGCCGCGCCTTTGAACCCCTGCTCCACGAGGGCTCCTCGGTGTTGACCATGACCTATCACGGCTCCACCCAGGTTATTCCCGGCTACAACGTCATGGGTGTTGCCAAGGCCGCTCTTGAAGCCTCGGTGCGCTATCTGGCGTGCGACTTTGGCACCAAGGGCATCCGCGTCAACGCCATCAGCGCTGGCCCTATCAAAACCCTTGCTGCCTCTGCTGTTTCCAGCATGAAAGACCTGTGCAACATTGTTGACCGCAATGCCCCCCTGCACCGCAACGTCACCACCGGCGACGTGGGTGGCACGGCCCTGTTCCTCGCCTCTGACCTCGCCCATGCGGTGACCGGTCAGGTGGTCTACGTAGACAGCGGTTTCAGCACCATCGGCGTGATGTCCTAGCAGCCACAGCCGCCGCCCCGGCCCCGCGCCTTGGCGGCGCAACCCGAACGTGCGTGCGCGCACCAGCGCGGCCTCAGCAGCCTGATGCCGTCAGAAGGATCGAACCATGGACACCCTGACCCTGAACGCTGTGGGCATTACCGTTATGGCTATCTTTGGCTTGTGGGCCTTCTACCGCGCCGCGCAGATCACCAAAAAGCGCCGCCGCGAAGACGAGAAGAAAGACAAAGAGCGCAAGGACGACTAGAGGCGCACATACTGCCTGAATTGAAATGCAAGGCCCGTTTGGCGCAAGCTGGACGGGCCTTGTTTGCCCAGACTGCACGGCCCCGCTCTTGCGGCACGTTTGCTGCGCCACTGCGGATTTTACGGGCAGCAGTTTTTTCAAGTTTGCCAGTGCAGCTGTTTGCCTACAGCTTTATGGCCTGCGGCAGGTTTCGTGGGCGACTTGCCCTCGCGCGGATCAAAAAAATTTGCAACAATCCGCCCATATTTGATTTTTTTGCTTGCAATTCTTTAGAGGCTGCTATACAAGTATTCGGCTTTGAGCGGTGAACATCACCGAATGGAGAGGTGTCCGAGCTGGTCTAAGGAGCACGATTGGAAATCGTGTGTACGTTAATAGCGTACCGGGAGTTCGAATCTCCCCCTCTCCGCCAGATTTCAAGGGGTTGCTGGAAACAGTAACCCCTTTCTGTTTTTCTGCACCATTGCGCAGATGAGCAAGAAATTCACGCGTGCACTGCTCATACTGTCGCTCCAGATCACACACGCATTTCCCCATGACCTGCTTTCAGTGCAACACCCTGCCGCCGGTATATACCAATGAATTCTTTGAACCAGAATCTGTTTTTACTGCTCAATGCTGATGCCAACGCCAGCGCCTTCAGCATATGGCTGGGCCGCGCTCTGGCGGAATGGCCCGTGCCCATCGCCCTGCTGCTTGTGGCACTTGCCTGCTACAGACAGAACGACCGCAGGCTTTTTGTGGGGCGCACCCTGTTTGCCACTGCGCTGTCCATGGGGCTTGCCCTTGTCATGCGCTGCACCATTTATAACCCCAGGCCATTTGTGCTGGGCCTTGGTCGCATGCTCATAGAGCACGATGCCACCACGTCCTTTCCCAGTTTTCACGCCACATTCCTGTTTTCGCTGGCTTTGCCGCTCTTTGCGCAAAGGAACACGCGCGGCACGGCTCTTGCCATCCTGTTGATGGGCCTTGGCATTGCCTGGGCAAGAGTGTTTGTGGGCGTGCACTACCCGTTTGATATGGCGGGCGCATTCATTACCTCGGCCATTGTTGCCGTCATTGCCTGCGCGGTGTTCAAGCCCAAGACCAAATACCTGGCCGAACGCTGATACTGGCGAGATAGGTGGACATGAGGGCTGGCGCGCATACTGTGCGCCTCCCGCCCCTCTTTTGCCCTGCCACTCATTACATCTCACCTGCGGCGTGGGCCCGTGCCTTCATACAAGGCAAGAACCTTGAAAATATCACTCTGAACCTGTGAAAGCTCGTCATCCGCGGCATCGGCCTGCTGTTTCAGAATTTTTTCTGCCCGTTTCAAAAAGGCATCAGCACCCTTGGTTTTGTAAGTTTCTTCGTTTCCCACAGCGATGTTGACCGTTTTGCCATCTCCAACGGGCGAAATCAGCATTTCCTGCCCATCATAAAGTACAAATACTTTTTCTTCCTTGCTTTTAAGAACATTTAAAACAAGACGTAATTTATAGTTCATAATTACTCCATCATTTTGGACTATCAACTAAATATAATACAAACATATAGCTATAGTGTAAAAATAATTTTTAAAAAATAATTTTAATCATCATATCTAGCTGTTCAGATTGATTATAGTTTAATAGAAGTTGCCTTTTATTCCAAATAACCACGATTTTTAAATAATATCTGTTGACATTTCACTGCCCCGGCTCTAGTTTCGCCCATCACTGATTGGGTATAGTAAATTTTTCGCCAGAGACTTTACATGGGTAAGGCTTCAAGCAGAAAGTCTACCTCCCGTAACCCCTTGGAGTCTCACATGGCTACTTCTATTTATGTTGGTAATCTCTCCTGGTCTGCTACTCAGGAAGGCGTTGAATCACTGTTCAGCTCTTTTGGCAACGTGCATTCCGTCAACCTGATCTCTGACCGCGAAACCGGTCGCGCCCGTGGTTTTGGCTTTGTTGAAATGGACGAAGCCGACGCCATCAACGCCATCGCTGCCCTCGACGGCAAGGAAGTTGACGGCCGTAACCTGCGCGTGAACAAGGCCGAGCCCAAAAAGCCCGCCGCCCGTCGCTGGTAAGCCAACAAGCATTTAGAAATGCAGGAAGGCCGTGAGCAATTACGGCCTTCTTTTTTTGCGCCTGAACAAGACGAGTGGCATGAACCTTGTCGCCAATATACCCAGCGCATTGCTGTAATGATAGATAGACAAAAGGCCGTAAGTTATTACGGCCTTTTGTCTATTTTGCAGTTTTAGACAGGAATCGCGTTTAGGCGTTTCCTTAATTCATTAGCAAATGATCTCAAATTATTACTAAAATCATCTTTTTTAACTAACGATGTATTCATTCCAAGCCATTTATGCAATTTCAAATCATCTGAGGCTGGTGGCAGGCTATCAAGATATGTATTCCAACCGGATAAAATCCGTTCAATCTCAGCACGCTGTTTTGAGTTAATTTGCAAAG
The Desulfovibrio sp. DNA segment above includes these coding regions:
- a CDS encoding phosphoribosylaminoimidazolesuccinocarboxamide synthase, translated to MKVVVKTEISAYPLLSRGKVRDIYDVDEKTLLIVTTDRMSAFDVIMNEPIPYKGVILNQITLFWMEKFKDIIPNHLVESDVNRFPAALAPWKDELEGRAVIVRKAKPLPVECIVRGYITGSGWKDYKATGSVCGYKLPANLRESDKLEPALFTPSTKAELGKHDENISVAQAAELLGAETAAQVERTTLAIYEAGRTYAAGRGIIVADTKFEFGFIDGKLHLIDEVLTPDSSRFWPADQYKPGQGQPSFDKQYLRDWLEKQPWNKQPPPPALPEEIIKATANRYQEAYDILTK
- a CDS encoding enoyl-ACP reductase — its product is MLLQGKKALILGLANNRSIAYGIANALKEQGARLAFNYVGEAIKKRVEPLSEELGGEFTFQCDVCDDAQIQSAADLVKEKWGDLDILVHSVAYANREDLGGRFVDTSREGFRLALDVSAYSLTGVCRAFEPLLHEGSSVLTMTYHGSTQVIPGYNVMGVAKAALEASVRYLACDFGTKGIRVNAISAGPIKTLAASAVSSMKDLCNIVDRNAPLHRNVTTGDVGGTALFLASDLAHAVTGQVVYVDSGFSTIGVMS
- a CDS encoding RNA-binding protein; the protein is MATSIYVGNLSWSATQEGVESLFSSFGNVHSVNLISDRETGRARGFGFVEMDEADAINAIAALDGKEVDGRNLRVNKAEPKKPAARRW
- a CDS encoding phosphatase PAP2 family protein, giving the protein MNSLNQNLFLLLNADANASAFSIWLGRALAEWPVPIALLLVALACYRQNDRRLFVGRTLFATALSMGLALVMRCTIYNPRPFVLGLGRMLIEHDATTSFPSFHATFLFSLALPLFAQRNTRGTALAILLMGLGIAWARVFVGVHYPFDMAGAFITSAIVAVIACAVFKPKTKYLAER